From Cannabis sativa cultivar Pink pepper isolate KNU-18-1 chromosome 8, ASM2916894v1, whole genome shotgun sequence, a single genomic window includes:
- the LOC115698692 gene encoding protein FLX-like 3 isoform X1 — protein MAARNRIAREAMNSRRGYPVEGPYARPPHLSRPMPHPTMLEEELELQHGEMRRLLGDNRRLVEDRIALQRELAAAKEELHRMNIAIGEIRAEEDLRSRELYEKGMKLEADLRATEPIKNEAVQLRGEVQKLKDLKQELSSQVKTLKLEVGRLQADNQQIPHLRAEVDGLHQELMQTRTAVEYEKKANIELMEQRQAMEKNLVSMAREVEKLRAELTNADGRPWGAGGSYGMKFSSPDGSFSAAPYRDGYGLHMGVADKGPIYGPGSSSWGAHEKSRMNRR, from the exons ATGGCTGCTAGAAACCGTATTGCTCGTGAAGCCATGAATAGCAGGCGTGGATACCCTGTTGAAGGACCTTATGCTAGGCCTCCTCATTTATCTCGACCGATGCCTCACCCAACGATGTTGGAGGAAGAGCTTGAATTGCAGCACGGTGAAATGCGGAGACTGTTGGGTGATAATAGGAGGCTGGTTGAAGATCGAATTGCGTTGCAGCGTGAGCTTGCTGCTGCGAAGGAGGAGCTTCATCGTATGAACATTGCCATTGGAGAGATTCGGGCTGAAGAGGATTTAAGGTCTAGGGAGCTTTATGAGAAGGGTATGAAGCTGGAGGCTGATCTTCGAGCAACGGAGCCAATTAAAAATGAGGCTGTACAACTTCGTGGAGAGGTTCAGAAGCTCAAGGACCTTAAGCAGGAGCTGTCTTCCCAAGTAAAGACTCTTAAACTCGAAGTTGGAAGGTTGCAAGCTGATAATCAACAGATTCCTCATTTGAGAGCCGAGGTTGATGGCCTGCACCAGGAACTTATGCAGACTAG gaCTGCAGTCGAGTATGAGAAAAAAGCAAATATTGAGCTGATGGAACAGAGACAGGCAATGGAGAAGAACTTAGTCTCCATGGCTCGAGAAGTTGAGAAATTACGTGCAGAACTCACTAATGCTGATGGCAGACCATGGGGTGCAG GGGGGTCATATGGAATGAAATTCAGCAGCCCAGATGGGAGTTTCTCTGCCGCTCCGTATCGTGATGGATATGGACTTCACATG GGTGTTGCTGACAAAGGACCTATTTATGGACCGGGTTCTTCTTCATGGGGAGCGCATGAGAAATCACGCATGAATCGGCGTTGA
- the LOC115698692 gene encoding protein FLX-like 3 isoform X2 produces the protein MAARNRIAREAMNSRRGYPVEGPYARPPHLSRPMPHPTMLEEELELQHGEMRRLLGDNRRLVEDRIALQRELAAAKEELHRMNIAIGEIRAEEDLRSRELYEKGMKLEADLRATEPIKNEAVQLRGEVQKLKDLKQELSSQVKTLKLEVGRLQADNQQIPHLRAEVDGLHQELMQTRTAVEYEKKANIELMEQRQAMEKNLVSMAREVEKLRAELTNADGRPWGAGGSYGMKFSSPDGSFSAAPYRDGYGLHMNTKGR, from the exons ATGGCTGCTAGAAACCGTATTGCTCGTGAAGCCATGAATAGCAGGCGTGGATACCCTGTTGAAGGACCTTATGCTAGGCCTCCTCATTTATCTCGACCGATGCCTCACCCAACGATGTTGGAGGAAGAGCTTGAATTGCAGCACGGTGAAATGCGGAGACTGTTGGGTGATAATAGGAGGCTGGTTGAAGATCGAATTGCGTTGCAGCGTGAGCTTGCTGCTGCGAAGGAGGAGCTTCATCGTATGAACATTGCCATTGGAGAGATTCGGGCTGAAGAGGATTTAAGGTCTAGGGAGCTTTATGAGAAGGGTATGAAGCTGGAGGCTGATCTTCGAGCAACGGAGCCAATTAAAAATGAGGCTGTACAACTTCGTGGAGAGGTTCAGAAGCTCAAGGACCTTAAGCAGGAGCTGTCTTCCCAAGTAAAGACTCTTAAACTCGAAGTTGGAAGGTTGCAAGCTGATAATCAACAGATTCCTCATTTGAGAGCCGAGGTTGATGGCCTGCACCAGGAACTTATGCAGACTAG gaCTGCAGTCGAGTATGAGAAAAAAGCAAATATTGAGCTGATGGAACAGAGACAGGCAATGGAGAAGAACTTAGTCTCCATGGCTCGAGAAGTTGAGAAATTACGTGCAGAACTCACTAATGCTGATGGCAGACCATGGGGTGCAG GGGGGTCATATGGAATGAAATTCAGCAGCCCAGATGGGAGTTTCTCTGCCGCTCCGTATCGTGATGGATATGGACTTCACATG